In Capillimicrobium parvum, a genomic segment contains:
- a CDS encoding HAD-IA family hydrolase, with protein sequence MHPLLRSAGALLVDLDGTLLDSTAAAARAWGAFARRHGLDPAAVAHAAHGRPSRETVARLAPPGADLAAETAMVDEAGVDDTGGVVALPGAAQLLAAPPAPLAIVTSGSTALATARMHAAGLPVPDVLVSADDVRHGKPDPEPFVLAARPLGLDPARAVVIEDAPAGVAAGRAAGATVLAVRTTHDDAELVGAAAIADHIAALLAR encoded by the coding sequence ATGCATCCCCTGCTGCGCAGCGCCGGAGCGCTGCTCGTCGACCTCGACGGCACGCTGCTGGACTCCACCGCCGCGGCAGCGCGGGCCTGGGGCGCCTTCGCCCGCCGGCACGGCCTCGATCCGGCGGCGGTGGCGCACGCCGCCCACGGAAGGCCGTCGCGCGAGACGGTGGCGCGCCTGGCCCCGCCGGGGGCCGACCTCGCCGCCGAGACGGCGATGGTCGACGAGGCGGGGGTCGACGACACCGGCGGCGTCGTGGCGCTGCCCGGGGCGGCACAGCTGCTGGCCGCGCCTCCCGCGCCGCTGGCGATCGTCACGTCGGGCTCGACCGCGCTGGCCACCGCTCGGATGCACGCGGCGGGCCTGCCGGTGCCGGACGTGCTCGTCAGCGCCGACGACGTACGCCACGGCAAGCCCGATCCCGAGCCGTTCGTCCTCGCCGCGCGGCCCCTGGGCCTCGACCCGGCCAGGGCGGTCGTCATCGAGGACGCTCCGGCAGGCGTCGCCGCGGGGCGCGCGGCCGGCGCGACGGTCCTCGCCGTCCGCACGACGCACGACGACGCCGAACTGGTCGGCGCCGCCGCGATCGCAGATCACATCGCGGCGCTGCTCGCCCGCTGA
- a CDS encoding DUF3159 domain-containing protein — protein sequence MAEPSASDAADRDHDHEHDHDHVAAAAEHPAPEPVTGALDAAAPEAPTLQSLTASLGGPLGIAESMVPATAFVVVATASGQDTRLAAIVAVALAALFALARMVRRQTPVYAVSGVIGVAIAGYVASRTGKAENFFLPGLLLNVAYATAYLVSIAVRWPLIGVIVAAVGRTGNAWRDNPDRLRAYTRASWVWVGLFLSRIAVQLPLYLAGALVALGTARVAMGVPLFVVGAWLSWLVLRNTEWPRERREA from the coding sequence ATGGCTGAGCCCTCCGCATCCGACGCGGCCGACCGCGACCACGACCACGAGCACGACCACGACCACGTCGCGGCCGCCGCCGAGCACCCGGCCCCCGAGCCGGTGACCGGGGCCCTCGACGCCGCCGCGCCCGAGGCGCCGACGCTGCAGAGCCTGACCGCCTCGCTCGGCGGCCCGCTGGGGATCGCCGAGTCGATGGTCCCGGCCACGGCGTTCGTCGTGGTGGCGACCGCCTCGGGCCAGGACACGCGCCTCGCGGCGATCGTCGCCGTGGCGCTCGCGGCGCTGTTCGCGCTCGCGCGGATGGTGCGCCGCCAGACGCCGGTCTACGCCGTGTCGGGGGTCATCGGCGTGGCGATCGCCGGCTACGTCGCCTCCCGGACCGGCAAGGCGGAGAACTTCTTCCTGCCGGGCCTGCTGCTCAACGTCGCCTACGCGACCGCCTACCTCGTGTCGATCGCCGTTCGCTGGCCGCTGATCGGCGTGATCGTCGCGGCGGTCGGCCGGACCGGGAACGCCTGGCGCGACAACCCCGACCGCCTGCGCGCCTACACCCGCGCGAGCTGGGTGTGGGTCGGGCTGTTCCTGTCGCGCATCGCCGTCCAGCTGCCGCTCTACCTGGCCGGCGCGCTCGTCGCGCTCGGCACCGCCCGGGTGGCGATGGGAGTGCCGCTGTTCGTCGTGGGCGCCTGGCTGTCGTGGCTCGTGCTGCGCAACACCGAGTGGCCGCGCGAGCGTCGCGAGGCCTGA
- a CDS encoding DUF2007 domain-containing protein, with the protein MLSEAQQRARKVKPQYAEGSLVRVAGARHQAEAEFIQGLLLEEGIPSTTRRAAGFDVPDFLAAGPRDILVAQSGRDAARDVLMQADLGAQVAGGPAGGPQQTGRDRPARILVGLLIALILVAAIAWIGTELLG; encoded by the coding sequence GTGCTCTCCGAGGCCCAGCAGCGCGCACGCAAGGTCAAGCCGCAGTACGCCGAGGGCAGCCTGGTGCGCGTCGCCGGGGCCCGCCATCAGGCCGAGGCGGAGTTCATCCAGGGCCTGCTGCTCGAGGAGGGCATCCCGTCGACGACGCGCCGCGCGGCCGGCTTCGACGTCCCCGACTTCCTCGCCGCGGGCCCCCGCGACATCCTCGTGGCCCAGTCCGGCCGCGACGCCGCGCGCGACGTGCTGATGCAGGCCGACCTGGGGGCGCAGGTGGCGGGCGGCCCGGCCGGCGGTCCGCAGCAGACGGGCCGCGACCGGCCGGCCCGGATCCTCGTGGGCCTGCTCATCGCGCTGATCCTCGTCGCGGCGATCGCGTGGATCGGGACGGAGCTCCTGGGCTGA
- a CDS encoding M67 family metallopeptidase yields the protein MRVAPALLKEIIAHAREEAPNECCGLVAVRDGEATDVRRAVNQAASPLKFEVDGLEVLHVLDEFEDAGAELGAIYHSHTRTPPYPSQTDINFAANWPGVEWIIVGLDRGGEATVRTYLIEDGNVREL from the coding sequence GTGAGGGTCGCCCCGGCGCTCCTCAAGGAGATCATCGCCCACGCCCGCGAGGAGGCACCGAACGAGTGCTGCGGGCTCGTGGCGGTGCGCGACGGCGAGGCCACCGACGTGCGCCGAGCCGTCAACCAGGCGGCCAGCCCGCTGAAGTTCGAGGTCGACGGCCTCGAGGTCCTGCACGTCCTCGACGAGTTCGAGGACGCGGGTGCCGAGCTCGGTGCCATCTACCACTCGCACACGCGCACGCCGCCCTACCCGTCGCAGACCGACATCAACTTCGCCGCCAACTGGCCGGGCGTGGAGTGGATCATCGTGGGCCTCGACCGCGGGGGCGAGGCGACCGTGCGCACCTACCTCATCGAGGACGGCAACGTCCGGGAGCTCTGA
- the tatA gene encoding twin-arginine translocase TatA/TatE family subunit, with protein sequence MPGSVGPLEIVLVLVIALLVLGPKKLPDVGRSVGRGMREFKDAISGMDHRRDEDEDEFPGLDTTRKS encoded by the coding sequence ATGCCAGGCTCCGTCGGCCCACTGGAGATCGTGCTCGTGCTCGTCATCGCGCTGCTCGTGCTCGGCCCGAAGAAGCTGCCTGACGTCGGTCGCTCCGTCGGCCGGGGCATGCGCGAGTTCAAGGACGCGATCAGCGGCATGGACCATCGTCGCGACGAGGACGAGGACGAGTTCCCCGGCCTCGACACGACGCGCAAGTCGTGA
- a CDS encoding PLP-dependent cysteine synthase family protein, which translates to MAVPELRNRPCGGRYGDIVQAIGNTPLVELKRLSPKPGVRIWAKMESFNPTGSVKDRVARALIEDAEEKGAIRPGQTILEPTSGNTGISLAMICSRKGYDLKVVMPDNVTPERTQLLKMYGAEIVYSPGDQGSNGAVAMALEMAESDSSYYMPYQYGNQANPGAHYHGTAPEILEELDGDIAAFVAGLGTGGTLMGNGRRLKEELGDAVKIVAAEPMQGEPVQGLRSLDDGFIPPIIDLSVLDRKIFVTNRDAIMWTRKLLDEEGVFAGVSSGAIARVAVRIAGELDEGNVVFLVADDGWKYLSSGVYTLPVDEIENLESTVWW; encoded by the coding sequence ATGGCCGTCCCGGAGCTGCGCAACCGCCCCTGTGGGGGACGCTACGGCGACATCGTCCAGGCGATCGGCAACACGCCGCTCGTCGAGCTCAAGCGCCTGAGCCCGAAGCCGGGCGTGCGCATCTGGGCGAAGATGGAGTCGTTCAACCCGACCGGCTCGGTCAAGGACCGCGTCGCCCGCGCCCTCATCGAGGACGCCGAGGAGAAGGGCGCGATCCGGCCCGGGCAGACGATCCTCGAGCCGACGTCCGGCAACACCGGCATCTCGCTGGCGATGATCTGCTCGCGCAAGGGCTACGACCTCAAGGTCGTCATGCCTGACAACGTGACGCCGGAGCGCACGCAGTTGCTGAAGATGTACGGCGCGGAGATCGTGTACTCGCCCGGCGACCAGGGCTCCAACGGCGCGGTCGCCATGGCGCTGGAGATGGCCGAGAGCGACTCGTCGTACTACATGCCCTACCAGTACGGCAACCAGGCCAACCCGGGCGCGCACTACCACGGCACGGCGCCCGAGATCCTCGAGGAGCTCGACGGCGACATCGCCGCCTTCGTCGCCGGCCTCGGCACCGGCGGCACGCTGATGGGCAACGGCCGACGGCTGAAGGAGGAGCTCGGCGACGCGGTGAAGATCGTCGCCGCCGAGCCGATGCAGGGCGAGCCGGTCCAGGGCCTGCGCTCCCTCGACGACGGGTTCATCCCGCCGATCATCGACCTCTCCGTCCTCGACCGGAAGATCTTCGTCACCAACCGCGACGCGATCATGTGGACGCGCAAGCTCCTCGACGAGGAGGGCGTGTTCGCCGGCGTCTCGAGCGGCGCGATCGCCCGCGTGGCCGTGCGGATCGCCGGCGAGCTCGACGAGGGCAACGTCGTCTTCCTCGTCGCCGACGACGGTTGGAAGTACCTGTCGAGCGGCGTCTACACACTGCCGGTCGACGAGATCGAGAACCTCGAATCCACCGTCTGGTGGTAG
- a CDS encoding ubiquitin-like small modifier protein 1, with the protein MATVRIPPVLRPSTGGAKEVGADGSNVGEVLRSLADEHPATQGQLFGDGGELNRYVNVYLNDEDVRVLDGLETTVDEGDVLVILPAMAGGR; encoded by the coding sequence ATGGCAACTGTCCGCATTCCCCCCGTCCTGCGCCCGTCCACGGGCGGCGCGAAGGAGGTCGGCGCCGACGGCTCGAACGTCGGCGAGGTCCTGCGCTCGCTCGCCGACGAGCACCCGGCCACCCAGGGCCAGCTCTTCGGCGACGGCGGCGAGCTCAACCGCTACGTCAACGTCTACCTCAACGACGAGGACGTCCGGGTCCTCGACGGCCTCGAAACCACGGTCGACGAGGGCGATGTGCTGGTCATCCTGCCGGCCATGGCCGGGGGGCGCTAG
- the moeB gene encoding molybdopterin-synthase adenylyltransferase MoeB: MTPSGADYIRQIKEQISEVDPSEVHELLDEGIALLDVRESEEWDAGHLPGATHVARGYLESRIDGAIPDRSQRVVVYCASGTRSALAAKTLSDLGYANVESMTGGITLWKDRGYEVDTPRRLTAEQRERYSRHFLLPEIGQAGQEKLLDAKVLLLGAGGLGSPTALYLAAAGVGTIGIIDNDVVDLSNLQRQVIHTTDRVGVKKVDSAEESMKAINPDVNVVKYDFRMDATNIMDVITGYDVIVDGLDNFPTRYLLNDASVRLQIPVVSASILGFDGQLSIFKPYDGPCYRCLYPVPPPAELAPSCGANGVLGVLPGTMGLLQATEVIKLIVGIGEPLVGRLLLYEALGATFTELKVRRDPECPVCSRAPEDISDEEMGVFPDYEAFCAAAG; the protein is encoded by the coding sequence ATGACCCCCAGCGGCGCCGACTACATCCGCCAGATCAAGGAGCAGATCTCCGAGGTCGATCCCTCGGAGGTCCACGAGCTTCTCGATGAGGGCATCGCGCTCCTCGACGTGCGCGAGAGCGAGGAGTGGGACGCGGGCCACCTGCCCGGCGCCACGCACGTCGCGCGCGGCTACCTGGAGTCGCGCATCGACGGCGCGATCCCGGACCGCAGCCAGCGGGTCGTCGTCTACTGCGCCTCGGGCACCCGCTCGGCGCTTGCCGCCAAGACGCTGTCCGACCTCGGCTACGCCAACGTCGAGTCGATGACCGGCGGCATCACGCTGTGGAAGGACCGCGGCTACGAGGTCGACACGCCCCGTCGCCTCACCGCCGAGCAGCGCGAGCGCTACTCGCGCCACTTCCTGCTTCCCGAGATCGGCCAGGCCGGCCAGGAGAAGCTGCTCGACGCCAAGGTGCTGCTGCTCGGCGCCGGCGGGCTCGGCTCGCCGACCGCCCTCTACCTCGCGGCGGCCGGCGTCGGCACGATCGGCATCATCGACAACGACGTCGTCGACCTCTCCAACCTCCAGCGCCAGGTCATCCACACGACCGACCGCGTCGGCGTCAAGAAGGTCGACTCCGCCGAGGAGTCCATGAAGGCGATCAACCCGGACGTGAACGTCGTCAAGTACGACTTCCGGATGGACGCCACGAACATCATGGACGTCATCACGGGCTACGACGTCATCGTCGACGGCCTCGACAACTTCCCGACCCGCTACCTGCTCAACGACGCCTCCGTGCGCCTGCAGATCCCGGTCGTGTCCGCGTCCATCCTCGGCTTCGACGGCCAGCTGTCGATCTTCAAGCCCTACGACGGCCCGTGCTACCGCTGCCTGTACCCCGTGCCGCCGCCCGCCGAGCTCGCCCCGAGCTGCGGCGCCAACGGCGTGCTCGGCGTGCTCCCCGGCACGATGGGCCTGCTGCAGGCGACCGAGGTCATCAAGCTGATCGTCGGCATCGGCGAGCCGCTCGTCGGCCGGCTGCTGCTCTACGAGGCGCTCGGCGCCACGTTCACGGAGCTGAAGGTCCGCCGCGACCCCGAATGCCCCGTGTGCTCGCGCGCGCCGGAGGACATCTCCGACGAGGAGATGGGCGTCTTCCCCGACTACGAGGCGTTCTGCGCCGCGGCCGGGTAA
- a CDS encoding SDR family oxidoreductase, protein MNLEGRVAVVTGAASGIGRALARRFAREGARGIVVADLDGDGAEGTAQAIGDRAVAVRCDVADPEHAHALVQAAQDAFGAPVDLFCANAGVAVGEELGDPADWALAMDVNVNAHVTAARALLPGWLERGDGYFLATASAAGLLTQIGSAPYAVTKHAAVAFAEWLSVTYGERGVRASALCPMGVQTPLFEDAGGASEVVRAAGAILQPDDVAQTVVEALAEERFLVLPHPEVLDYFRFKGSDYDRWLGGMRRLQRQVLGHPT, encoded by the coding sequence ATGAACCTCGAGGGACGGGTCGCGGTGGTCACCGGAGCGGCCTCGGGCATCGGCCGCGCGCTCGCCCGGCGCTTCGCGCGGGAGGGCGCCCGCGGCATCGTGGTCGCCGACCTCGACGGCGACGGCGCCGAGGGCACCGCGCAGGCGATCGGCGACCGGGCGGTCGCCGTGCGCTGCGACGTCGCCGACCCCGAGCACGCCCATGCCCTCGTGCAGGCCGCGCAGGACGCGTTCGGCGCGCCCGTCGACCTCTTCTGCGCCAACGCCGGCGTCGCGGTCGGCGAGGAGCTCGGCGACCCCGCGGACTGGGCGCTGGCGATGGACGTGAACGTCAACGCGCACGTCACCGCCGCCCGGGCGCTGCTGCCCGGCTGGCTCGAGCGCGGCGACGGCTACTTCCTCGCCACCGCGTCGGCCGCGGGCCTGCTGACCCAGATCGGCTCGGCGCCCTACGCGGTCACGAAGCACGCCGCGGTCGCCTTCGCCGAGTGGCTCTCCGTCACCTACGGCGAGCGGGGCGTGCGCGCGAGCGCGCTGTGCCCGATGGGCGTGCAGACGCCCCTGTTCGAGGACGCGGGCGGCGCGAGCGAGGTCGTCCGCGCGGCGGGCGCCATCCTGCAGCCCGACGACGTCGCGCAGACCGTCGTCGAGGCCCTCGCCGAGGAGCGCTTCCTGGTCCTCCCGCACCCCGAGGTCCTCGACTACTTCCGCTTCAAGGGCAGCGACTACGATCGCTGGCTGGGAGGCATGCGGCGCCTCCAGAGACAGGTCCTCGGACACCCGACGTAG
- a CDS encoding SCO family protein — translation MSSRMTRLRLVLATVVACALAAAIALILAAASHDDEPSAAVTPVNGFDGALRPPDIPPQDFALRDQDGKVARLADDRGKVVVLTFMYSTCQDTCPITAQQIRGALDQLGHDVPTLAVSVDPANDTPAHAKRFLLAQKLTGRMRFLLGDRARLQPVWKAYGIQPQGQGFEHSAYVLLIDKRGRQRIGFPVDQLTPEGLVHDIRRLEAEKR, via the coding sequence ATGAGCAGTCGCATGACCCGCCTGCGCCTCGTCCTGGCCACCGTCGTCGCGTGCGCCCTCGCCGCGGCGATCGCGCTGATCCTCGCCGCCGCGAGCCACGACGACGAGCCCTCGGCCGCCGTGACCCCGGTCAACGGCTTCGACGGCGCCCTGCGCCCGCCCGACATCCCGCCGCAGGACTTCGCGCTGCGCGACCAGGACGGCAAGGTCGCGCGGCTGGCCGACGACCGCGGCAAGGTCGTCGTCCTGACGTTCATGTACTCGACCTGCCAGGACACCTGCCCGATCACCGCCCAGCAGATCCGCGGCGCGCTGGACCAGCTCGGCCACGACGTCCCCACGCTCGCGGTCAGCGTCGATCCCGCCAACGACACCCCGGCGCACGCGAAGCGGTTCCTCCTGGCCCAGAAGCTGACCGGCCGCATGCGCTTCCTGCTCGGCGACCGCGCGCGGCTGCAGCCCGTCTGGAAGGCCTACGGCATCCAGCCCCAGGGCCAGGGCTTCGAGCACTCGGCCTACGTGCTGCTCATCGACAAGCGCGGGCGCCAGCGCATCGGGTTCCCCGTCGACCAGCTCACCCCGGAGGGGCTGGTCCACGACATCCGCAGGCTCGAGGCCGAGAAGCGGTAG
- a CDS encoding fenitrothion hydrolase, translating into MRRMLAAGAAGLLTALALPAVASAHGLVGKQDLPIPRWLFAWGAAVVLVVSFVGLAALWPAPKLQELRERVVARVPVAVEVVCGAIGIAVFAIVVYAGLAGSQTALENLAPTFVYVLFWVGIPFVSFWAGDVFRLFNPWRAIARAVAWIGMRLSSGPSPEPIAYPQWLGRWPAMAGIVAFAWVELVYVNRDDPSTLSIMMLAYAAVQLIGMSVFGIAEWLRNADPFGVLFGLLARVAPLHWRDGKLAVRRPLNGLPSLDPRPGTVALVCAMIGTTAFDGFSQGTAWNNVAPDMQQWFIDLGLNARVSLEIVGTIGIAGGILAVAALYRLGVLGMRSVGEQHSVGELSRSFAHTLVPIALAYVVAHYFSLLAYQGQATAFLISDPLGDGSDVFGTASSTIDYGWISATGIWYVQVGALVIGHVAGLVLAHDRALALYRSPRAATRSQYWMLAVMVGFTSLGLWLLSAAAQ; encoded by the coding sequence ATGAGACGCATGCTCGCGGCGGGCGCAGCCGGGTTGCTGACCGCGCTCGCGCTGCCGGCGGTCGCATCCGCCCACGGGCTCGTCGGCAAGCAGGATCTGCCGATCCCCCGCTGGCTCTTCGCCTGGGGCGCGGCGGTGGTGCTCGTCGTGTCGTTCGTCGGGCTCGCCGCGCTCTGGCCGGCGCCGAAGCTCCAGGAGCTGCGCGAGCGGGTCGTCGCGCGCGTCCCCGTCGCCGTCGAGGTCGTGTGCGGGGCGATCGGCATCGCGGTCTTCGCGATCGTCGTCTACGCGGGCCTCGCGGGCAGCCAGACCGCGCTGGAGAACCTGGCGCCCACGTTCGTCTACGTCCTGTTCTGGGTCGGGATCCCGTTCGTCTCGTTCTGGGCCGGCGACGTGTTCCGCCTGTTCAACCCGTGGCGCGCGATCGCCCGGGCGGTGGCGTGGATCGGGATGCGCCTCTCGAGCGGTCCCTCGCCCGAGCCGATCGCGTATCCGCAGTGGCTCGGCCGCTGGCCCGCGATGGCCGGCATCGTCGCGTTCGCCTGGGTCGAGCTGGTCTACGTCAACCGCGACGACCCGAGCACGCTGTCGATCATGATGCTCGCCTACGCCGCCGTGCAGCTCATCGGCATGAGCGTGTTCGGCATCGCGGAGTGGCTGCGCAACGCCGACCCCTTCGGCGTCCTGTTCGGCCTCCTCGCGCGCGTCGCGCCGCTGCACTGGCGCGACGGCAAGCTCGCCGTGCGCCGGCCGCTGAACGGCCTGCCGTCGCTCGACCCGCGGCCGGGAACGGTGGCGCTCGTCTGCGCGATGATCGGCACGACCGCGTTCGACGGGTTCTCCCAGGGCACGGCGTGGAACAACGTCGCGCCGGACATGCAGCAGTGGTTCATCGACCTCGGCCTCAACGCCCGGGTCTCGCTGGAGATCGTGGGGACGATCGGCATCGCCGGCGGGATCCTGGCCGTGGCCGCGCTGTACCGGCTCGGCGTGCTCGGGATGCGGTCGGTGGGAGAGCAGCACAGCGTCGGGGAGCTGTCGCGCAGCTTCGCGCACACGCTCGTGCCGATCGCGCTCGCGTACGTCGTCGCGCACTACTTCTCGCTGCTGGCGTACCAGGGGCAGGCGACGGCGTTCCTCATCTCCGACCCGCTGGGCGACGGCTCGGACGTCTTCGGCACCGCGTCGTCGACGATCGACTACGGCTGGATCAGCGCGACCGGCATCTGGTACGTCCAGGTGGGGGCGCTCGTGATCGGCCACGTCGCCGGGCTCGTACTCGCGCATGACCGCGCGCTGGCGCTGTACCGCAGCCCGCGGGCGGCGACGCGCTCGCAGTACTGGATGCTCGCGGTCATGGTCGGCTTCACCAGCCTCGGCCTGTGGCTCCTGTCGGCGGCGGCGCAGTGA
- a CDS encoding thioredoxin domain-containing protein yields MRPPVADIAAPPFPARLPWVNVATLRMDKQLGRPVLVEFWDFCRVNSLRTLPYLQAWHARYAEAGLRVVSVHCPGFDASRDPEAVRAAVARLGIEHPVLIDTELELWRLYGNEGWPARYLFDQRGMLFDVHMGEGAYAETELAIGELLGLDVEPVGPLHPEDDPQALVVAPTADVAGPYSGPYEAGAVWAVLDGRGTVAVNGRPLAVEHPGAYPLIEHEHHTAGVLDLEVGDGVSCEAVCFTPGPAPG; encoded by the coding sequence ATGCGCCCTCCCGTCGCCGACATCGCCGCGCCCCCGTTCCCCGCCCGCCTGCCGTGGGTCAACGTCGCGACGCTGCGCATGGACAAGCAGCTCGGCCGCCCGGTCCTCGTCGAGTTCTGGGACTTCTGCCGGGTCAACTCGCTGCGCACCCTCCCCTACCTGCAGGCGTGGCACGCGCGCTACGCCGAGGCCGGGCTGCGGGTGGTCTCCGTGCACTGTCCGGGCTTCGACGCCTCGCGCGACCCGGAGGCGGTGCGCGCCGCCGTCGCGCGGCTCGGCATCGAGCATCCGGTGCTCATCGACACCGAGCTCGAGCTGTGGCGCCTGTACGGCAACGAGGGCTGGCCCGCCCGCTATCTCTTCGATCAGCGCGGCATGCTCTTCGACGTCCACATGGGCGAGGGTGCGTACGCCGAGACGGAGCTCGCGATCGGCGAGCTGCTCGGGCTCGACGTCGAGCCGGTCGGCCCGCTGCACCCCGAGGACGACCCGCAGGCGCTGGTCGTCGCGCCCACGGCGGACGTCGCGGGGCCGTACTCGGGCCCGTACGAGGCCGGTGCGGTGTGGGCGGTCCTCGACGGCCGCGGGACCGTCGCGGTCAACGGCCGACCGCTGGCCGTGGAGCACCCCGGGGCGTATCCGCTCATCGAGCACGAGCACCACACCGCCGGCGTCCTCGACCTCGAGGTCGGCGACGGCGTCTCCTGCGAGGCGGTCTGCTTCACCCCGGGGCCGGCGCCCGGGTAG
- a CDS encoding GGDEF domain-containing protein: MRVIVAHRSAHVRAAIRSTLGCAGIDAAEACGATTAVVAAIRAGRFDVALVDDPMVVDRVTSDPELLGTAVVLVGGARRIEAALDALGRGAVDVLAEPPAPGDVVARVTAAARVAGLRTQLLARDETLEQLAFNDELTGMWNRRFLVGRLSALSRAAERHGHALSIVLIDIDRFKAVNDRHGHAAGDAVLVEMAARLRHSIREEDVAGRWGGEELLVILPDEGAEGARIAAERMRERVAATPVAAGAETIEVTVSAGCATRRPGDDVDALLRRADEALYAAKQAGRNAVVGPA, encoded by the coding sequence ATGCGGGTCATCGTCGCTCACCGCTCGGCCCACGTCCGCGCCGCGATCCGCTCCACGCTCGGGTGCGCGGGCATCGACGCCGCCGAGGCCTGCGGCGCCACGACGGCCGTCGTGGCCGCGATCCGGGCGGGACGCTTCGACGTCGCGCTCGTCGACGATCCAATGGTCGTCGACCGCGTCACCTCGGATCCCGAGCTCCTCGGTACCGCGGTCGTGCTCGTCGGCGGGGCGCGCCGGATCGAGGCGGCGCTCGACGCGCTCGGCCGCGGCGCCGTCGACGTGCTCGCCGAGCCGCCGGCGCCCGGCGACGTCGTCGCGCGCGTCACCGCGGCCGCCCGGGTGGCCGGCCTGCGCACGCAGCTGCTGGCCCGCGACGAGACCCTCGAGCAGCTGGCGTTCAACGACGAGCTGACCGGGATGTGGAACCGGCGCTTCCTCGTGGGCCGCCTGTCGGCGCTCAGCCGCGCGGCCGAGCGCCACGGGCACGCGCTGTCGATCGTGCTCATCGACATCGACCGCTTCAAGGCGGTCAACGACCGCCACGGCCATGCGGCCGGCGATGCGGTGCTCGTCGAGATGGCCGCGCGGCTGCGCCACTCGATCCGCGAGGAGGACGTGGCCGGCCGCTGGGGCGGCGAGGAGCTGCTCGTGATCCTGCCCGACGAGGGCGCGGAGGGCGCGCGCATCGCGGCCGAGCGGATGCGCGAGCGCGTCGCCGCGACCCCGGTCGCGGCCGGAGCCGAGACGATCGAGGTGACCGTGAGCGCCGGCTGCGCGACCCGGCGCCCCGGAGACGACGTCGACGCGCTCCTGCGGCGCGCCGACGAGGCCCTCTATGCGGCCAAGCAGGCGGGGCGCAACGCGGTCGTGGGCCCGGCCTGA